From Stenotrophomonas nitritireducens, the proteins below share one genomic window:
- a CDS encoding NAD(P)/FAD-dependent oxidoreductase has protein sequence MRIAIIGSGIAGLASAWWLDGEHQVTLFEANDYLGGHTHTHDVEVDAVRMAVDTGFIVFNELHYPLLTALFDELGVASKPTTMSFSMHSARSGVEYNATSLDGLFCQRRNLVSPRFWGMLADLRRFYRDAPSLLSEPEGPSLGQYLRRKRYGEAFVEEHLLPMASALWSSPTATIMDFPARYLVQFMANHQMLQATGRAPWRVVEGGSARYVEALRRRWQVEERLRCAVNKVERLAHGVRVHSVAGIEDFDQVILACHSDQALALLADADRSERDVLGAIRYQQNEVVLHTDATLLPRNRKAWAAWNAHVPDDRTAPCTVSYCMNLLQGLPGDTPLIVTLNRSAAIDPAKVLRRLQYAHPVHDGSAVRAQQRWGELQGRRNTWFAGAYWGWGFHEDGIRSARRVVDALRCHTPHRAEQRHSEVLA, from the coding sequence ATGCGCATCGCGATCATCGGCTCGGGCATCGCAGGTCTGGCCAGCGCCTGGTGGCTGGACGGGGAGCACCAGGTAACGTTGTTCGAAGCCAATGATTATCTTGGCGGCCATACACATACCCACGACGTCGAGGTGGACGCAGTCCGCATGGCCGTGGACACCGGCTTCATCGTGTTCAACGAGCTGCACTATCCGTTGCTGACTGCCTTGTTCGATGAACTCGGTGTGGCGTCCAAACCGACCACGATGAGTTTCTCCATGCACAGTGCGCGCAGCGGCGTGGAGTACAACGCCACCTCGCTCGACGGCCTGTTCTGCCAGCGGCGCAACCTGGTCTCGCCGCGGTTCTGGGGCATGCTTGCCGATCTGCGCCGGTTCTACCGCGACGCTCCCTCGCTGTTGTCTGAGCCAGAAGGCCCTTCACTGGGCCAATACCTGCGGCGCAAGCGCTACGGCGAAGCCTTCGTCGAGGAACACCTGCTGCCGATGGCCTCGGCGCTGTGGTCCTCGCCCACTGCGACAATCATGGACTTCCCGGCGCGCTATCTGGTCCAGTTCATGGCCAACCACCAGATGCTGCAGGCAACCGGCCGCGCACCCTGGCGCGTGGTGGAAGGTGGCTCGGCACGCTATGTGGAAGCGCTGCGCCGGCGCTGGCAGGTCGAAGAACGCCTGCGTTGCGCGGTCAACAAGGTCGAGCGGCTGGCCCACGGTGTGCGCGTGCACAGCGTCGCCGGCATCGAGGATTTCGACCAGGTGATCCTCGCCTGTCACAGTGACCAGGCCCTGGCCTTGCTGGCCGATGCCGATCGCAGCGAACGCGACGTGCTCGGCGCCATCCGTTATCAGCAGAACGAGGTGGTGCTGCATACCGATGCCACGCTGCTGCCGCGCAACCGCAAGGCGTGGGCGGCCTGGAACGCACACGTGCCCGATGACCGTACCGCACCGTGCACCGTCAGCTACTGCATGAACCTGCTGCAGGGCCTGCCAGGCGACACCCCGTTGATCGTCACCCTCAACCGCAGCGCTGCCATCGACCCGGCCAAAGTGCTGCGGCGGCTGCAGTACGCGCACCCGGTGCACGATGGCTCCGCCGTCCGCGCACAGCAGCGCTGGGGCGAACTGCAGGGCCGGCGCAACACCTGGTTTGCCGGCGCCTACTGGGGCTGGGGCTTCCATGAAGACGGCATCCGCAGCGCCAGGCGCGTGGTTGATGCGCTGCGCTGCCACACCCCGCATCGCGCCGAGCAGCGCCACTCCGAGGTGCTCGCATGA
- a CDS encoding SapC family protein has translation MARYELLNNIAHRDLRVATGFGAEFGDAVGMVPAYPSEFAELQREYPIFLRREGATAAWQSVVLLGFEQHENLFLQDGRWNASYLPGAAAKGPFLIGFQEHQIDGVLTQEAVMHVDLDHPRVNTAAGEQVFLPQGGNTPYLDHIAGVLRGIHDGSAFGAEMFAMLDAKGLIQPIKLDVQIEPQHRVSVNGLHGIDRERLAMLEAADLLELNRAGYLEGAYLMLASLHNMRRLIAEKQRRLRLQDAALSTARN, from the coding sequence ATGGCCCGCTACGAACTGCTCAACAACATCGCCCACCGTGACCTGCGGGTAGCCACCGGCTTTGGTGCCGAGTTCGGCGATGCGGTCGGCATGGTGCCGGCGTATCCCAGTGAATTCGCCGAGCTGCAGCGCGAATATCCGATCTTCCTGCGCAGGGAGGGCGCAACCGCGGCGTGGCAATCGGTGGTTCTGCTGGGCTTCGAGCAACACGAAAACCTGTTCCTGCAGGATGGCCGCTGGAACGCCTCATATCTGCCGGGAGCGGCCGCAAAGGGCCCGTTCCTGATCGGCTTCCAGGAGCACCAGATCGACGGCGTGCTCACCCAGGAAGCGGTGATGCATGTGGACCTCGACCATCCGCGCGTGAACACGGCGGCCGGCGAGCAGGTGTTCCTGCCGCAAGGTGGCAATACCCCTTATCTCGACCACATCGCAGGTGTGCTGCGTGGCATCCACGACGGCAGTGCCTTTGGTGCAGAAATGTTTGCAATGCTTGATGCGAAGGGCCTGATACAGCCGATCAAACTTGATGTGCAGATCGAACCGCAGCATCGGGTGAGCGTCAATGGTCTGCACGGCATCGATCGCGAGCGCCTGGCCATGCTGGAGGCAGCCGACCTGCTGGAACTCAACCGCGCCGGCTATCTGGAAGGCGCTTACCTGATGCTGGCTTCGCTGCACAACATGCGCCGCCTGATCGCCGAGAAACAGCGGAGGCTGCGCCTGCAGGATGCCGCCCTGTCGACCGCCAGGAACTGA
- a CDS encoding LacI family DNA-binding transcriptional regulator — MKKINKAVRRKGGAITINEVAAHAGVSPMTVSRVVNGHASVREGNRDRVMRSVHELGYRPNLAASALATAQHTCIALIYTNPSSSYLRELLVGALRGSTRAAAQLMIATWDGLDTKARRAAARQLSNSVAGVILPPPLCESKAIVAEFSQAGVPVVSIASGHFSDSISCVRIDDHRASHDMVSHLIARGHTRIGYIKGDPNQTASAHRWQGYRDALAEAGIAYDDKLVQPGYFTYRSGLDAAERLLTQRNPPSAIFASNDDMASAVVSVAHRRGLDVPRDLSVVGFDDTSAATMVWPELTTIHQPVAAMADAAIDILMRDIRRTQSSARVIVNHVLPHQLISRWSVADRTDSKTKRKPNP; from the coding sequence GTGAAGAAGATCAACAAGGCGGTACGTCGGAAAGGTGGGGCCATCACGATCAATGAAGTAGCTGCACACGCGGGCGTCTCGCCAATGACCGTATCGCGTGTGGTCAACGGCCATGCAAGCGTGCGCGAGGGCAATCGGGACCGGGTCATGCGCAGCGTGCACGAGCTGGGCTACCGGCCCAACCTTGCCGCCAGTGCATTGGCGACAGCGCAACACACCTGCATTGCCTTGATCTATACCAACCCCAGCTCCAGCTACCTGCGCGAGCTGCTGGTCGGTGCACTGCGCGGATCGACGCGGGCAGCAGCGCAGTTGATGATTGCAACCTGGGACGGGCTGGACACCAAGGCGCGCCGGGCAGCCGCGCGCCAGTTGTCCAACAGCGTGGCCGGGGTGATTCTGCCGCCACCGCTGTGTGAGTCGAAGGCCATCGTCGCCGAGTTCTCCCAGGCCGGCGTTCCGGTCGTCTCCATCGCATCGGGGCATTTCAGCGACAGCATTTCCTGTGTACGCATCGACGACCACCGCGCAAGCCACGACATGGTTTCGCACCTGATCGCACGCGGCCATACCCGCATCGGCTACATCAAGGGCGACCCCAACCAGACCGCCAGCGCGCACCGCTGGCAGGGCTACCGCGATGCCCTGGCCGAGGCCGGAATCGCCTACGACGACAAGCTGGTGCAGCCAGGCTACTTCACCTATCGCTCCGGGCTGGACGCCGCCGAACGCCTGCTGACGCAGCGCAATCCACCCAGCGCGATCTTCGCGAGCAATGACGACATGGCCTCCGCGGTGGTGTCGGTAGCGCATCGACGCGGCCTGGACGTACCGCGGGACCTGTCAGTGGTGGGCTTCGATGACACCTCCGCGGCAACCATGGTGTGGCCGGAACTGACCACCATCCACCAGCCCGTGGCCGCCATGGCGGATGCGGCCATCGACATCCTGATGCGCGACATCCGGCGCACGCAGTCGTCCGCACGCGTGATCGTCAACCATGTTCTGCCGCACCAGTTGATAAGCCGCTGGTCGGTAGCCGATAGGACCGACAGCAAGACAAAACGCAAGCCGAATCCCTGA
- a CDS encoding ChrR family anti-sigma-E factor, which translates to MNPHHHLHESTLMSYAAGALPSPLSIVAGVHLEQCPHCRAQLREAEAIGSVLMEQTQPAPAAAEQRRTQLREAMLAQLAGDASPGVETIKRQLPRERPEADPDHLPVALHPYFGSSLRKLRWSWIGPGMHCIRAEQMPSLIMLKIAPGKCLPMHSHGRSELTQILRGSYNDALGMFAPGDVADLDEDVEHQPVTAPGVPCICVSALDAPLVFSGWLARKLQRFVKL; encoded by the coding sequence ATGAATCCGCATCACCATCTGCACGAATCCACCCTGATGAGCTACGCGGCAGGCGCGCTGCCGTCGCCATTGAGCATCGTCGCCGGTGTCCATCTTGAGCAATGCCCGCACTGCAGGGCGCAACTGCGCGAGGCCGAAGCGATTGGCTCGGTATTGATGGAGCAGACGCAGCCGGCCCCGGCCGCTGCGGAGCAGCGTCGCACCCAGCTGCGCGAGGCGATGCTGGCGCAGTTGGCGGGGGACGCGAGCCCCGGCGTGGAAACGATCAAAAGACAGCTGCCCAGGGAACGCCCCGAGGCCGACCCGGATCACCTGCCCGTCGCGCTGCATCCGTATTTCGGCAGCTCGCTGCGCAAGCTGCGCTGGAGCTGGATAGGCCCGGGCATGCACTGCATCCGTGCCGAACAGATGCCATCACTGATCATGCTGAAGATCGCGCCTGGCAAATGCCTGCCGATGCACAGCCATGGCCGCAGCGAACTGACGCAGATTCTGCGTGGTTCCTACAACGATGCGCTGGGCATGTTCGCGCCGGGAGACGTGGCGGATCTGGATGAGGATGTCGAGCACCAACCGGTTACCGCGCCCGGTGTTCCCTGCATCTGTGTGTCGGCGCTGGATGCGCCATTGGTATTCAGCGGCTGGCTGGCGCGCAAGCTGCAGCGCTTCGTCAAACTCTGA
- a CDS encoding acyl-CoA desaturase, producing MTAAAPLPRPRARLIRTLQRWFDTGAGEPATIEASAGIDWLRAVPFVLMHVGCLAVIWVGVSTTAVLVAAALYAVRMFAITAFYHRYFSHRTFEAPRAVQFIFAVIGASSVQRGPLWWAAHHRHHHRHADQPQDPHSPRQGGFWRSHLGWFLSNGAFATDLKRVPDLAKFAELRWLDRFDTVIPLLLAAGLYGLGAVLERVAPGLHTSGMQLLVWGFFISTVLLFHATVTINSLAHRFGSRRFQTRDDSRNNFWLALLTFGEGWHNNHHFFPGTVRQGFRWWELDMTWYGLRAMAALGLVKGLKPIPEWVMAKAEH from the coding sequence ATGACCGCCGCCGCGCCCCTGCCCCGCCCCCGAGCGCGCCTGATCCGCACGCTGCAGCGCTGGTTCGATACCGGCGCCGGCGAGCCCGCAACGATCGAGGCATCCGCCGGGATCGACTGGTTGCGCGCGGTCCCGTTCGTGCTGATGCACGTCGGCTGCCTTGCGGTGATATGGGTGGGCGTATCCACCACCGCGGTGCTCGTGGCTGCCGCGCTGTATGCCGTGCGGATGTTTGCGATCACTGCCTTCTATCACCGCTATTTTTCGCACCGCACCTTCGAGGCACCACGCGCCGTGCAGTTCATCTTTGCAGTGATCGGCGCCAGCAGCGTCCAGCGCGGCCCGTTGTGGTGGGCTGCACATCACCGCCACCACCATCGCCACGCTGACCAGCCGCAGGACCCGCATTCACCGCGGCAGGGCGGTTTCTGGCGCAGCCATCTGGGCTGGTTCCTGAGCAACGGTGCCTTTGCTACCGATCTGAAGCGCGTCCCCGATCTGGCCAAGTTCGCGGAACTGCGTTGGCTGGACCGTTTCGACACCGTCATTCCGCTGTTGCTGGCCGCCGGTCTGTATGGCCTCGGCGCCGTGCTGGAGCGCGTTGCTCCCGGCCTGCATACCTCGGGAATGCAGCTGTTGGTCTGGGGGTTCTTCATTTCCACCGTGCTGCTCTTCCATGCCACGGTCACCATCAACTCCCTCGCCCACCGGTTCGGCAGCCGCCGCTTCCAGACACGCGACGACAGCCGCAACAATTTCTGGCTGGCGCTGCTGACCTTTGGCGAGGGCTGGCACAACAACCACCATTTTTTTCCCGGCACGGTCCGCCAGGGCTTCCGCTGGTGGGAGCTGGACATGACCTGGTATGGCCTGCGCGCGATGGCCGCATTGGGGCTGGTGAAAGGCCTCAAGCCCATTCCGGAATGGGTGATGGCAAAGGCGGAGCACTGA
- a CDS encoding SAM-dependent methyltransferase, which produces MNEMSPSITLPRPSALDLFLRRRLLAQLAPLRSGQLRVRDASGEVLLGEPGALQVTVTIDNPAFYRKVAAQGSVGAGESYIHGDWHCDDLVALVRLLVRNRELLDAMEHGPARVGGWLLRGWNRLRRNSREGSRRNIAAHYDLGNDFFALFLSPDLMYSSALFSSDEDTLEAASTRKLDRICQQLNLQPRDRVVEIGTGWGGFALHAARHYGCHVTTTTISAEQHALATQRVAAAGLQDRITLLMQDYRDLQGQFDKLVSIEMIEAIGAEYLDVYMATLQRLLKPTGVALLQAITIEDHRYEQARSSVDYIKRYVFPGSFIPSINAIIAAKTRASDLQLIAQQDFGHSYALTLRAWRRRFLAQLPAVQAQGFSAGFCRSWEFYLAYCEGGFLERSIGVSHLLLARPGHRPDHTAMGRS; this is translated from the coding sequence ATGAACGAGATGAGCCCTTCGATCACCCTGCCCCGCCCAAGCGCGCTTGATCTGTTCCTGCGCCGGCGGCTGCTTGCGCAGCTGGCGCCGCTGCGTTCGGGACAGTTGCGCGTACGCGATGCCAGCGGCGAAGTGCTGCTGGGTGAGCCCGGTGCGCTGCAGGTCACGGTCACCATTGACAACCCGGCGTTCTATCGCAAGGTCGCCGCACAGGGCAGCGTGGGCGCCGGCGAGAGTTACATCCACGGTGACTGGCACTGCGACGACCTGGTTGCGCTGGTGCGCTTGCTGGTACGCAACCGCGAGCTGCTCGACGCGATGGAACATGGGCCGGCACGTGTCGGTGGCTGGCTGCTGCGTGGCTGGAACCGCCTGCGTCGCAACAGCCGCGAAGGCAGCCGGCGCAATATCGCCGCCCATTACGATCTGGGCAATGACTTCTTCGCACTGTTCCTGTCACCGGACCTGATGTATTCCTCGGCGCTGTTCAGCAGCGACGAAGACACGTTGGAGGCTGCGTCCACCCGCAAGCTGGACCGCATCTGCCAACAGCTGAACCTGCAGCCGCGCGACCGCGTGGTGGAAATCGGCACCGGTTGGGGTGGCTTTGCCCTGCACGCCGCCAGGCACTATGGCTGCCACGTCACCACCACCACCATCTCGGCAGAACAGCACGCACTGGCAACCCAGCGTGTCGCGGCCGCCGGGCTGCAGGACCGCATCACCTTGCTGATGCAGGACTACCGTGACCTGCAGGGGCAGTTCGACAAACTCGTTTCCATCGAGATGATCGAGGCTATCGGCGCTGAATACCTGGACGTCTACATGGCCACCCTGCAGCGCCTGCTGAAGCCCACCGGCGTCGCCCTGCTGCAGGCCATCACCATCGAGGATCACCGCTATGAACAGGCGCGGTCCAGCGTGGATTACATCAAGCGCTATGTGTTCCCGGGCAGCTTCATCCCCTCCATCAATGCGATCATCGCCGCCAAGACCCGCGCCAGCGACCTGCAGCTGATTGCCCAGCAGGACTTCGGCCACTCCTATGCGCTGACCCTGCGCGCCTGGCGCCGACGTTTCCTGGCGCAACTGCCCGCAGTACAGGCGCAGGGATTCAGCGCAGGCTTCTGCCGCTCCTGGGAGTTTTACCTCGCGTACTGCGAAGGCGGCTTCCTGGAGCGCTCCATCGGCGTCTCGCACCTGCTGCTGGCGCGCCCGGGTCATCGGCCAGACCACACTGCGATGGGCCGGAGCTGA
- a CDS encoding TonB-dependent receptor, translating to MSRKLTKFKSRAMFTFVGGVLVINPAFGQEAPTPAPVAQQEQAQQKATQLDAVQVTGIRNSLSQAMDIKRDSAGVVDAISAEDIGKFPDTNLAESLQRITGISIERRDGEGAQVTARGFGPQFNMVTLNGRQMPGADAFGASGQVAIGGVDGGTRAFNFAQLAAEAINGIEVYKTSQAQVPSGGIGATINILTARPFDHEGIVANAGAKMVSDQSQPFDNDITPELSGIFSYSNPEKTFGVSLSASQQKRKGGSVQATENYWNVQPWTGTMPGNPTVVNAPAIGQLYGRPNDLRYAFSEFERERVNGQAVLQFAPMDSLTLTLDYTYSTNEITENRGEQGMWLQNSNYTNVEFDTSGAVATPVYIREIAGTKDFGLEQQRSMQKYKLGSLGFNGVWDVSDRFKLSFDAHNSKNESRPNDPLTGGGSIFMSIAGTNNCTTGPHCGGSWVQELNFNNGLPVGTQTWYPTTADAAAGTNGVVNPGFVSGEIGSQVLRVNAQTQISEIKQARVDGEWSFDQGRFQFGVDSNKSSTHRIQAAEAYSTLGDWGVANVDRDVAGGLMDLLQPVSIVGLFDDYNANSWSAWRGNAGTLAQWAANQYGVGLGVNPQRAADNRVEEKTKAAYFQVELDGQLGSMRTNTRLGVRYETTDVVSTSVIAIPESIEWQSNNDFRVVLSDEQQPFSEKAKYSYILPNLDFSIDFTDEIKGRASFGKSIARAPYGNLYAGPGAQQPFGSVLIDPSSRASGNAQNPSLKPLESDNLDLGVEWYFADASYVSLTYWNKSVDNFIGNTIVQENLYGLTDPTSGPDAQAALAFLTSAACTAQVGAANAAACSANDTSLFTALALLRNNPAGLGAYNGTDAQVLATEAAYDLHGQANDPLYLFNVNRPINQNQSKLHGWELGGQYFFGNTGFGVLANYTIVRGDVGYDNGGDPSIDQFSLTGLSDTANAMLMYEKYGWSVRLAWNWRDQYLILANQGASRNPYYVEEYAQWDLSVNYALDDHWSFGLEAINLTGEDVRWRSRTSQMIVKLADQSPRYMLGVRYKF from the coding sequence ATGAGCCGGAAGTTGACGAAGTTCAAATCCAGGGCCATGTTCACCTTCGTCGGGGGTGTTCTGGTCATCAATCCCGCGTTCGGGCAGGAGGCGCCGACGCCGGCACCCGTTGCCCAGCAGGAACAGGCCCAGCAGAAAGCCACGCAGCTGGACGCGGTGCAGGTAACCGGCATCCGCAACAGCCTCAGCCAGGCGATGGACATCAAGCGCGACTCGGCCGGTGTCGTCGATGCGATCAGCGCCGAGGATATCGGCAAGTTCCCCGATACCAACCTTGCCGAATCACTGCAGCGCATCACCGGCATCTCGATTGAACGTCGTGATGGCGAAGGCGCACAGGTCACCGCGCGTGGCTTTGGCCCGCAGTTCAACATGGTCACGCTCAACGGCCGGCAGATGCCGGGCGCCGATGCGTTCGGTGCATCGGGCCAGGTGGCCATCGGCGGCGTCGATGGTGGTACCCGCGCGTTCAACTTTGCCCAGCTGGCCGCCGAGGCCATCAATGGCATCGAGGTTTACAAGACCAGCCAGGCACAGGTTCCCAGTGGCGGCATCGGCGCCACCATCAACATCCTGACCGCGCGTCCGTTCGACCATGAGGGCATCGTCGCCAATGCCGGCGCCAAGATGGTCTCCGACCAGAGCCAGCCGTTCGACAACGACATCACCCCGGAACTGTCCGGTATCTTCAGCTACAGCAACCCGGAAAAGACCTTCGGCGTCAGTCTCAGCGCGAGCCAGCAGAAGCGCAAGGGTGGCTCCGTGCAGGCTACCGAGAACTACTGGAACGTGCAGCCGTGGACCGGCACCATGCCGGGCAACCCGACCGTGGTCAACGCCCCGGCGATCGGCCAGCTGTACGGGCGGCCGAACGATCTGCGCTATGCGTTCTCCGAGTTCGAGCGTGAGCGCGTCAATGGCCAGGCGGTGCTGCAGTTCGCACCGATGGACAGCCTGACCCTGACCCTGGACTACACCTATTCGACCAATGAGATCACCGAGAACCGTGGCGAGCAGGGCATGTGGTTGCAGAACAGCAACTATACGAATGTCGAGTTCGACACCAGTGGCGCAGTCGCCACGCCGGTCTACATCCGCGAGATCGCCGGCACCAAGGACTTCGGTCTTGAGCAGCAGCGCAGCATGCAGAAGTACAAGCTGGGCTCGCTGGGCTTCAACGGCGTATGGGACGTCAGCGACCGGTTCAAGCTGAGCTTCGATGCGCACAACTCGAAGAACGAAAGCCGGCCCAATGATCCGCTCACCGGCGGTGGCTCGATCTTCATGAGCATCGCCGGCACCAACAACTGCACCACCGGCCCGCATTGCGGCGGCTCATGGGTGCAGGAGCTGAATTTCAACAACGGCCTGCCGGTCGGTACGCAGACCTGGTACCCAACCACGGCCGATGCCGCTGCCGGCACCAATGGCGTGGTCAACCCGGGGTTTGTATCCGGTGAAATCGGTTCGCAGGTGCTGCGTGTCAACGCGCAGACCCAGATCAGCGAGATCAAGCAGGCACGGGTGGACGGCGAGTGGAGTTTCGACCAAGGCCGCTTCCAGTTCGGCGTTGACAGCAACAAATCCTCCACCCACCGCATCCAGGCCGCCGAGGCCTATTCCACGCTGGGTGACTGGGGCGTTGCCAATGTCGACCGCGATGTCGCCGGTGGGCTGATGGACCTGCTGCAGCCAGTCAGCATCGTCGGCTTGTTCGACGACTACAACGCCAACAGCTGGTCGGCGTGGCGTGGCAACGCCGGCACGCTCGCACAATGGGCGGCTAATCAGTACGGCGTTGGCCTGGGTGTGAACCCGCAGCGCGCCGCCGACAACCGGGTGGAAGAGAAGACCAAGGCCGCCTATTTCCAGGTTGAACTGGACGGCCAGTTGGGCAGCATGCGTACCAATACCCGCCTGGGCGTGCGCTATGAAACCACCGATGTCGTATCGACCTCGGTCATCGCCATCCCGGAATCGATCGAGTGGCAGTCCAACAACGATTTCCGCGTCGTTCTGTCTGACGAGCAGCAGCCTTTCAGCGAGAAGGCCAAGTACAGCTATATCCTGCCCAACCTCGACTTCAGCATTGATTTCACCGACGAGATCAAGGGCCGCGCTTCATTCGGCAAGAGCATTGCACGTGCACCGTACGGCAATCTCTATGCCGGCCCGGGCGCACAGCAGCCATTCGGCTCGGTGTTGATCGATCCTTCCTCGCGGGCCAGCGGCAACGCGCAGAACCCAAGCCTGAAGCCGTTGGAATCGGACAATCTCGACCTGGGCGTGGAATGGTATTTCGCCGACGCCAGCTATGTGTCGTTGACGTACTGGAACAAGTCGGTCGACAACTTCATCGGCAACACCATCGTGCAGGAGAACCTGTACGGACTGACCGACCCGACCTCCGGACCGGATGCACAGGCGGCGCTGGCCTTCCTCACCAGTGCGGCCTGTACCGCGCAGGTGGGTGCAGCCAATGCGGCGGCGTGCTCGGCCAACGATACCTCGTTGTTCACCGCGCTGGCCCTGCTGCGCAACAACCCGGCCGGGCTTGGCGCCTACAACGGCACCGACGCACAGGTACTTGCCACCGAAGCGGCCTACGACCTGCATGGTCAGGCCAATGACCCGCTGTACCTGTTCAATGTCAATCGCCCGATCAACCAGAACCAGTCCAAGCTGCACGGCTGGGAACTGGGCGGCCAGTACTTCTTCGGCAACACCGGGTTTGGCGTGCTTGCCAACTACACCATCGTGCGTGGCGACGTGGGCTACGACAACGGCGGCGACCCGAGCATCGATCAGTTCTCGCTGACCGGCCTCAGCGATACCGCCAACGCCATGCTGATGTATGAAAAGTATGGCTGGTCGGTGCGCCTGGCCTGGAACTGGCGTGACCAGTACCTGATCCTGGCCAACCAGGGCGCAAGCCGCAATCCCTATTACGTGGAGGAGTACGCGCAGTGGGATCTCAGCGTCAACTACGCCCTCGACGACCATTGGTCGTTCGGCCTGGAAGCGATCAACCTTACCGGTGAGGACGTGCGTTGGCGTTCACGCACCTCGCAGATGATCGTGAAGCTGGCTGACCAGAGCCCGCGCTACATGCTGGGTGTCCGCTACAAGTTCTGA
- a CDS encoding DUF1365 domain-containing protein, with the protein MSASALYFGQVIHRRHLPQPHAFRYPVAQLLLDLDELDEVFDGRWLWSVNRRNLAEFRRSDYFGDPAQPLADAVRDHAAPLLGYRPAGPVRLLTHLRFGGHVFNPVSFYYCYQADGTTLDCIVADITNTPWKERHAYVLSVATAAHEGNALRWQFDKCFHVSPFMPMNCRYDWRFNAPAQDLRVHMQVWKDGIRQFDATQQMQRRPLDGGGLARVLALYPLMTVQVAAAIHWQALRLWLKGNPVYDHPSPAEKTR; encoded by the coding sequence ATGAGTGCCAGCGCGCTCTACTTCGGGCAGGTGATCCACCGCCGCCATCTGCCGCAGCCGCATGCCTTCCGTTATCCGGTGGCGCAGCTGCTGCTCGATCTGGATGAACTGGACGAGGTGTTCGACGGGCGCTGGCTGTGGTCAGTGAACCGCCGCAACCTGGCCGAGTTCCGCCGCAGCGACTACTTCGGCGATCCGGCGCAGCCATTGGCCGACGCCGTGCGCGATCACGCTGCCCCGCTGCTCGGCTATCGCCCGGCAGGCCCCGTGCGGCTGCTGACGCACCTGCGCTTTGGTGGGCACGTCTTCAACCCGGTCAGCTTCTACTACTGCTACCAGGCCGATGGCACCACGCTGGACTGCATCGTGGCCGACATCACCAATACGCCGTGGAAGGAACGCCATGCCTACGTACTGTCGGTCGCCACTGCCGCGCATGAAGGCAATGCGCTGCGCTGGCAGTTCGACAAATGCTTCCACGTCTCCCCCTTCATGCCGATGAACTGCCGCTACGACTGGCGTTTCAACGCGCCGGCGCAGGACCTGCGTGTGCATATGCAGGTGTGGAAGGACGGCATACGCCAGTTCGACGCCACCCAGCAGATGCAGCGCCGCCCGCTTGATGGTGGCGGCCTGGCCCGTGTGCTGGCGCTGTATCCACTGATGACGGTGCAGGTAGCTGCTGCCATCCACTGGCAGGCATTGCGCCTGTGGCTGAAGGGCAACCCTGTCTACGACCATCCGTCCCCCGCAGAGAAAACCCGATGA
- a CDS encoding sigma-70 family RNA polymerase sigma factor yields the protein MYPDAAHFTSAFDTARIVSSSQLPSSEPTNWASDMDGVALRRDRDCFMRIYDHFMPRLCVYLRGLGCPESIAEELAQECLLRLWLRAADFNPAQGALSTWLYRIGRNLHIDRVRRERSWMQVQAAVEEAAADDPLERSSAEQYADQARLRQRINDLPAVQARLVRMSYFEAKSHAEIAQALGMPLGTVKSHLRRAFLQLQLKVGGAR from the coding sequence ATGTACCCTGACGCTGCCCATTTCACTTCCGCATTCGATACCGCACGCATCGTGTCCAGTTCCCAGCTGCCCAGCAGTGAGCCGACCAACTGGGCCAGCGACATGGACGGTGTGGCGCTGCGGCGTGACCGCGATTGCTTCATGCGCATCTACGATCACTTCATGCCGCGTCTGTGCGTCTACCTGCGCGGACTGGGGTGCCCGGAATCGATCGCCGAAGAGCTGGCGCAGGAATGCCTGCTGCGGCTCTGGCTGCGTGCGGCCGACTTCAATCCCGCCCAGGGTGCGTTGAGCACCTGGCTGTACCGGATCGGCCGCAACCTGCATATTGACCGTGTGCGCCGCGAGCGCAGCTGGATGCAGGTGCAGGCAGCGGTGGAAGAAGCGGCCGCCGACGATCCGCTCGAACGCAGCAGTGCCGAGCAGTACGCCGACCAGGCGCGCCTGCGCCAGCGCATCAATGACCTGCCAGCCGTACAGGCCAGGCTGGTGCGCATGTCGTACTTCGAAGCCAAGAGCCACGCCGAGATCGCCCAGGCCCTGGGTATGCCACTGGGCACGGTCAAATCGCATCTGCGGCGCGCGTTTCTGCAGCTGCAGCTCAAGGTGGGGGGCGCACGATGA